The Armatimonadota bacterium genome has a window encoding:
- a CDS encoding response regulator, producing the protein MATPSVKQTVLLVDDERNLVRVLEARLRREGYSTLAAYDGAEALTVLRRYAVHAVVLDVQMSGLSGQETLKAIHAIRPELPVVLMSAYGKPEGLTDFVTYLEKPFNLDMMVTAVANALKTRRVVGSSSSAFALFTPGQVLRMVVPDAGGLCYGTGAVQDETEDTLVVTAPVKDGRAVIPSAGAAVRVTLTGRDALYSFNSRVQDAMPAPRSGLVLSKPDIIERHQRRAATRVPVAWPVRLEVLPPGDKGKPFKLSTSWESVNVSQTGMMVSGEATVPANSSVLFSVAIPGAGDPLQGRARVVWDATTPNERFTMGLEFVGLEDEARALLQANIAA; encoded by the coding sequence ATGGCAACCCCATCTGTGAAACAAACAGTGCTGCTGGTAGACGATGAGCGGAACCTCGTCCGCGTACTCGAAGCCAGATTGCGCCGGGAAGGCTATAGCACGCTTGCCGCTTACGATGGCGCGGAGGCCCTCACGGTCCTCCGTCGATACGCCGTTCACGCCGTGGTCCTGGACGTTCAGATGTCCGGCCTCAGCGGCCAGGAGACCCTCAAAGCGATTCACGCCATCCGTCCGGAGCTTCCCGTAGTGCTGATGAGCGCGTACGGAAAGCCTGAAGGCCTCACGGATTTTGTCACCTACCTGGAGAAGCCGTTCAACCTGGACATGATGGTTACGGCAGTCGCCAATGCGCTCAAGACGCGGCGGGTGGTCGGTTCCAGCTCCTCCGCGTTCGCGCTCTTCACCCCAGGGCAGGTCCTGCGGATGGTCGTGCCGGACGCCGGCGGGCTTTGTTACGGCACCGGAGCCGTGCAGGACGAGACCGAGGACACGCTGGTGGTCACCGCGCCGGTCAAAGATGGCCGTGCGGTCATCCCGTCCGCCGGCGCAGCGGTGCGGGTGACTCTCACGGGGCGGGACGCGCTGTATTCGTTCAACTCGCGCGTTCAGGACGCCATGCCCGCGCCGAGGTCCGGCCTGGTCCTCTCGAAGCCGGACATCATCGAACGCCACCAGCGCCGCGCGGCGACGCGTGTGCCGGTCGCCTGGCCCGTGCGCCTGGAGGTGTTGCCGCCGGGTGACAAGGGCAAACCGTTCAAGCTGTCAACTTCCTGGGAGAGCGTGAACGTGAGCCAGACCGGCATGATGGTGAGCGGCGAAGCCACGGTGCCGGCGAACAGTTCCGTGCTGTTCAGCGTCGCTATTCCGGGGGCCGGCGATCCGCTGCAGGGCCGCGCCCGGGTGGTGTGGGATGCCACCACGCCGAACGAGCGGTTCACCATGGGGCTGGAGTTCGTGGGCCTGGAGGACGAGGCTCGCGCCCTTCTGCAGGCGAACATCGCCGCCTGA